In one Parageobacillus genomosp. 1 genomic region, the following are encoded:
- a CDS encoding amino acid permease, translated as MAAKKWGLWILTAFVVGNMVGGGIFMIPASLAQVASPMGAALAWLATGLGVWMIALVFGSLVTRKPELKAGPQSYAQAMFSSPKAGNIAGYSMAWGYWAANWAATASVIISFAGYLSTFFPIMQSEHVLFTMGTFQLEMGKALTFTICTTVLWGIHWILARDFQRGGNINILATGAKVIGFLLYIVATVWVFNTANLGSGFTFVNEKGQAVSVPSQINGAAITMLWAFIGIESAVMLSNRAKSPKDVKKATLLGLVISVLIYIGITLLTMGALSQEELKQSQKPLVDALYAVIGNSGAYIMAILALISLFGSTIGWIVVSSEVPYQAAREGLFPAFFAKTNKSGSPTRSLFVTNFMTQIFLFSTVSGTVNEAYNFAIVVATLAYLVPYLVSALYQLKLIITGETYKNVKPIRMRDGIITLAALVYSLWVIKTGTADWYTFFLGIGLFVTGLILYPLLMKQKPADGYKQTEVKGA; from the coding sequence ATGGCTGCAAAAAAATGGGGATTATGGATTTTAACCGCCTTTGTCGTTGGAAACATGGTCGGCGGTGGCATATTTATGATTCCGGCAAGCCTAGCGCAAGTGGCAAGTCCAATGGGGGCAGCGCTCGCCTGGCTCGCAACCGGATTGGGTGTCTGGATGATTGCGCTCGTATTTGGAAGTCTAGTAACAAGAAAACCTGAGCTAAAAGCGGGACCGCAAAGCTACGCGCAAGCAATGTTTTCTTCGCCAAAAGCAGGGAACATCGCAGGCTACAGCATGGCGTGGGGATATTGGGCGGCGAACTGGGCGGCCACTGCGTCCGTCATCATTTCGTTTGCCGGCTATTTAAGCACGTTTTTCCCGATAATGCAAAGCGAGCACGTACTATTTACGATGGGAACGTTTCAATTGGAAATGGGAAAAGCGCTCACCTTTACGATATGTACAACGGTATTATGGGGAATTCACTGGATTCTCGCCCGCGATTTTCAACGCGGTGGGAACATTAACATTTTGGCGACAGGAGCGAAAGTGATCGGGTTCCTTCTTTATATTGTCGCCACCGTTTGGGTGTTTAACACCGCGAACTTAGGCAGCGGATTTACATTCGTGAACGAAAAAGGACAAGCGGTATCCGTACCAAGCCAAATCAACGGAGCGGCGATTACGATGCTATGGGCATTTATCGGCATCGAATCGGCCGTCATGCTGTCAAACCGCGCCAAATCGCCAAAAGACGTGAAAAAAGCGACATTGCTTGGGCTTGTCATTTCTGTTCTCATTTATATCGGAATTACGTTATTGACAATGGGAGCACTTTCACAGGAGGAGTTAAAACAGTCGCAAAAGCCGCTCGTAGACGCGCTATATGCCGTTATCGGAAACAGCGGAGCGTACATCATGGCCATCTTGGCGCTCATTTCGTTGTTCGGCTCGACGATCGGCTGGATTGTCGTCAGTTCGGAAGTTCCGTATCAAGCAGCAAGAGAAGGATTATTCCCTGCTTTCTTTGCCAAAACAAACAAAAGCGGCAGCCCGACTCGCTCTTTGTTCGTCACGAACTTCATGACGCAAATTTTTCTATTTTCGACCGTATCGGGAACGGTGAACGAAGCGTACAATTTTGCCATTGTCGTTGCGACGCTTGCCTACTTAGTTCCGTATCTCGTCTCGGCTTTATACCAGCTAAAATTAATTATTACAGGAGAAACGTATAAAAATGTGAAGCCAATTCGCATGCGCGACGGCATCATTACATTGGCGGCGCTAGTATACTCGCTTTGGGTTATCAAAACGGGAACAGCCGATTGGTATACATTTTTCTTAGGCATCGGTCTATTTGTGACAGGATTAATCTTATATCCGCTGCTTATGAAACAAAAACCAGCCGATGGTTATAAACAGACAGAAGTGAAAGGCGCATAA